GCCTTGCTGGCCGCGTAGGCGGCCATCCACGGCCCGGGGGCGACGCCGGCAAGTCCCGCGACATTAAGGATCTGCCCGCCACCCTGGATCGCCATCAGGTTGCCGATGGCATGGCACAGGCGACTGAGCGCGAGGATGTTGACCTCGAGCAGGTCCTGCTCATCTGCCCATTCATGCGCCAGGAATGGCCCGTAGGTGCGCTGCCCCGCGCAGTTGACCAGAAGATCGATACGCCGCTCGCCTTCCTCCAGCTCGAGCACGAAGCCCGACAGGCGCAAGGGTTGGCTGAGGTCGCAGGCACGGAACAGCACTTCCACGCCAAAGCGTTGAGTGAGTTCGATGGCCACCGGCTCCAGCGTTTCGCGCTGGCGCGCCACCAGGATCAGGTTGCGCCCGCGCCGCGCCAGAGCCTCCGCCAGGGCCAGGCCCAGGCCGCTGGAAGCACCAGTGATCATGGCGTAACGGGTCATGCAAGGCTCCTGGGGCGAAAGGGGCGCCTAGTGTACAGCGTGGCCATTTTGCTACAAGGCGTTGCTGCGCAGCTGCTGGCTGCGTTCGAGGGCCGCTCGGTATTCGTCCTGCAAGCGCCCGATCAGGTCACCGGCAGTGGGCAGGTCATGGATCTCGCCGACACCCTGGCCGGCCGACCATACGGTCTTCCAGGCCTTGGCTTCCTCGTCCAGCGGCTTGAGCTTGCCGGCCTCGTGGCTGCTCTTGAGCGCGGCCAGGTCGTACCCGGCCTGCTCGAGGCTCTGGCGCAGGAAGCTGGCGGGGATGCCGGACACCGCCGGGGTATGCACGATATCGGCCGCACCTGCGCCCAGGATCATCTGTTTGTAGGCGTCCTGGGCCTGGCTCTCGCGGGTGGCGATGAAGCGTGTGCCCATGTAGCCCAGGTCCGCCCCCAGCAACTGTGCGGCCAGCA
This sequence is a window from Pseudomonas maumuensis. Protein-coding genes within it:
- a CDS encoding SDR family NAD(P)-dependent oxidoreductase; amino-acid sequence: MTRYAMITGASSGLGLALAEALARRGRNLILVARQRETLEPVAIELTQRFGVEVLFRACDLSQPLRLSGFVLELEEGERRIDLLVNCAGQRTYGPFLAHEWADEQDLLEVNILALSRLCHAIGNLMAIQGGGQILNVAGLAGVAPGPWMAAYAASKAYVLSFSEALREELKRTGIKVSVLCPGPVRSARRRIPRLEGNTRCLSPEEIALYAVRALDKNRALILPGRRNRWLAFAPRLLPRWLARKLAGVIHRRYCPVGME